A segment of the Arachis hypogaea cultivar Tifrunner chromosome 5, arahy.Tifrunner.gnm2.J5K5, whole genome shotgun sequence genome:
TGAAAACCCCATGTACTCTATACTATTAGAagatttgtaaaaaataaaaaataaaaccaacGTCACCACTACTTTTAAGAATATATCCACTTTTATATAATATGTTAATAAAGGTTTGAGCAGTTATATCGAACCGAGTTTTGATATAAAACAAAACATTGTTCTATATTGGCTCACTATCTTCAACGATTCGACGTCATTTCATTAAAGATTAGgtgttaatataaaatattattttgttttatcaaaTGTGATAAATTAACATATTAAGTCATCACATCATTAACGAAAATGAACTCATGTGTTAATGCgagttaaaattataaatttgaaaaaTCTAATTTGAGTCAGTTGTAATTTAGGAGTCAATTTAAATGCAATATTAAATTTGAGGAGCAAATTAAGTTgggaaaaaatagtatttttttaataggaTTAGAGTacaattttataaaagaaaaattattaagaaaaaagaatagaaaTACTTTGATTTTAAACTTGTAACTTGTTGAATGTtttataaaacaaaattttaataagatCTTATTAAGTTAAAtttccttttaaaaaaatacctGATATATTTTCTATCTAGAAACGAAATTGATTTTTctaacaaaaaatttttcaataagaaaagtaaaaaacaaCACAGAACAGTGTTCATTTCCATGATAGTTATCTATCAGAGTTTCAGGACTTTAAAGCATTCAAACCCGTTTGAAGTAGAGTAAAAACCTCACACGTTTCTTAATGTAGTGTTGCTTCTGATGATCTACAAAAACTGTTTTTTAAGTCCTTAAATCTAGGTCCTTAATTTGGTTTTTGTCAACCTGGTCTTGTGTTGCCATAAAAGAGTATGATAGGAGGAGAAAGCCAAATTTTGAATATCAAGCTTATATATTTGTGATTAACTAAAATATCATGACACTCTTAATTTTGGTAAATTGCTGAGTTATTGTTTTGAACCTTTGTTGTTTCTTCTGTGTAGCTTCTGCATTGAATTAATGAACAGCCCAATGTTGTTTTTTGATGCCTGTGTAAGAACGAACCATTATGCCATTAAGTATCAGGTATATTTTCTGTTATTAACTATATAGATCATAATTTGGTTCCAGGAATTAATTTTCTCCCACCATGCTTATTGTGCTTATTACTCCACCTCCATGAATATCTAAAGTACGATAATAAATCCTTTCCTTCGTTCCCTATTTGGTAAAAACAATATTCGTAATGAGCTTCAATTCTACTATTGCTACATTTGGTACAACCTTTATAATTGCTGTTATTAGCACCACTAGTATCCATCTTTTCCAAACCTCAATGAGGCCTATCTTGTTCTCTCTGTCTCATGCCATCATATTGAGCTATTGTTATGTTGTATCTGCAACGACAATTAGGCCTTGTCATGTTATTGTAAGTATATAACAAAGACAAATCTTCCACGGATGAACATTATTGGTGTGTGATTATTACCAGTGGCTGTATTTAAACTTTGTTCCCCTCCATATTATATGGCATAACATCATTGCTACTGTATTCTCTGGTTATTTTTAGAGTTCTAAGTTTGAGTCCATTGAGACTATGTTTTACAAGTTTTGAAGCTTCAATCTCTTAAGTTTCATGATCTGGCACAGCGTGTGTTTGCTTATATTTGCTTTGAATAACAGAGCACTTGTTAGTATCATGTTTTGAGATATTCTTTTTTGGATTCTGCAGATCTTTACTTGGTGAGAATGCACCGTAATTGTCAGAAGGAACAAATGAAGTTACTGGTCAATATGCAAGGGCTTGTGCTGAGACAGCCAAGGAAATTAACTCCATAAATATTATTAAGAGATTACTTGCTGAATAGAAAAACAACAAATAATTGGAACAGTTCGGCAGTTGTAAAAATTGAAACATATGTTCATGTATTGGGATAAACTCATAAACTATGATAAAACAGAAAATTGTTAATCTAGCTAAAAATATTGGTAGCATTTCCGGCAACATAGTTTTACACTCAGTTCTCATATAAGGGGGAAAATTGTAGTCAAAGGTTCTCAAAAAGAGCAGCTTAGTCATCAACTTCAGCTTTGATTTCTTTCATCAACTCGTCCTTGTAATCATCGAATGTTCCAATTGAAGTCCTGACAGTACCATCCTCGACAACCCAGATTTGACTCCTTTCTTCATCCTCACATACACGCGATATCAATCTCGAGTCATGACTAACAAGAACAACTCCACCAGTGAACTCGTCTAGTGCATCAGCCAACGCATCAATACTTTGCATGTCTAGATGATTAGTGGGTTCATCCAACAACAAAATATGGGGTCTTGACATGGATATTGAGGTAAATACCACCCTAGCCTTCTGCCCTCCTGATAGTTTGGCAATAGGGGTGAGATGGTTATGACTAGGTAGCCCAAACTTACCGAGTTTTGCACGGACGGCCTCTTGCTTGCTAAGTCCTTCCTGGTCTGGGTGGAGACGAAGAAGATACTGAACGGGGGTTTCATCCATAGTTAGAAGGTCCACAAAGTGTTGCGAGTATCTTCCTATTCGCAACTTCTGACTTCTCCTAACTTCACCTTCACTTGGAACCAAATCACCAGCCAGAAGGTTCAGTAGTGTAGATTTTCCAGCTCCATTAGGCCCAACAATGGCAACACGAGTTCCCATATCAATGCCAACATCAATATTTGACAGTCTGAAGTCCTCACGGTTTGGATAACTGAAGCTCACTTCAATAAGCTGAAGAAGTGGAGGCGTGAGCTCGGTAGGTTCAGGGAAGTGAAATTCAACACTGTAGTCCCTCCACTTCTGTGGAACCTCTGGTGGGGCCTCATCTTCATCAACCTTGCCCTTGCCCTTTCCCTTGGCTTTAGATGCTTCTTTAGCTGCCACAAACTTCGCTCGATCTTTCACCTTTTCTTGCTGAGCTCGATTACCACTCCTTTTTGCAGCTTTTAGTTGCTTGTCATAAATCTCATACTTCTTGTTCATCTCTTTACGACGCTGTTCATACCCACTCTCAAAGTCATCAAAGTTTCCACGATAGAAATGGAGTTTCAAGTCATGAAGATGAATAATCTCAGTGCAAACTGTATTGAGGAAATCCCTATCATGTGAAACAACAACCAAAGTCTTCTTCCAACGGCACAGGTACTCTTCCAGCCAGAGAACAGCCCTCAAGTCAAGGTGATTTGTGGGTTCATCAAGCAATAACAAAGTCGGCACCACAAAAAGTGCTCGAGCTAAAGAAATCCTCATTCTCCATCCACCACTGAAAGATTTTGTTGGCCGGCCCTGCATATCCTTTGTAAAACCCAAACCCGCTAAAATCTTTGATGCTTGAGCTTCAGCAGCATCAGAACCCATCAGCTGTAGTTTCTCGTACAGCTCTGCTAGCTTCTCTCCTGCATCATCTTCCTCATTGTCAACACTTCCTTCTGCAGAAGCTGCATTTTGCAGAGAAGCAACTTCTTGTCGAACTTGAACCAGTTCTTCATTAGCTGACACAACAGCTTCCAGTGCTGTTTTATCATCACCTACTACCTCTTGCTCAACCAGAAGGACATCAATATTCTTAGGTACCGGTATCTTCCTCCAAGCAAGAAGCTTCAATAGTGTGGACTTCCCCTTTCCATTGGGTCCAACCAAACCATACCTCTTCCCATGAGATATCTTCACTGATGCATTCTTTAGAAGTTCTTTACCCCGAGCAGACACCGAGAAATTCTCTATTGTTATATCTTTGACATTAGCATCAGCATCATCATCTCCATCAAGCACTGAAGTCCGACTTCCAATGACCACAGTGAAAGCATCATGATCATCCTTAAGAGCTTCCTTCTTTGCCTGCTCAACAGCATGAGCTGCTAAAATATCCTTCTTCTCACGCTTCTTCAGCTCTTTGTCTGTGGTTGAAATTTCAAGTGTCTTCAACTCACTCCTCTGCTGCCGTTTGGAGGcattctcttcctcctcctccaagagagcttcatcttcatcttcgtcAGATGGAGGAAGATCAATACCATCAGTATATGCAGAAGGTTTTGGAGCagcttttgccttgggtttaatGGAAGATGGCTTTTTGGGTTTATCAGGCTTTTCATCCATGCTGGCcagcatggccgagatggaaACTTTTTCCTTCTTAGGGACATCTTTGCTACTTGCCTTAGTTTTTGCTGATGGGCCTGCATCTTCTGCCTTTTTTCTAACCATTGTTGAAACCTAGCAACACAATCGAAAACCACATTGACTTAGTCGTCTAATCACATCTACAGTTTTGTTATGTTCTTTTctcataaaataaatatttcacCTATCCTAGAACACTAGATAACTCAAATGCTACAAATGTATCTAAGACATGTAATTGAGTTAATCAATGCTAAATCGAAAATGTGAACATAGCAAGGTCACAAAATGCATACTTCACGTAGGATAGAATACAAATGATACATtcagtttttttattaaaagaacaAATATTATTAACGATAACGGAACAGTATTATAATATTACATAGAGATTAGAGAGATACATCCCTCTAAACAAAACATGTGCCTTGAGATTTAACTCTCTAATCTACTTGGTGCAACAAGAAGTCCATATCAGAACCAGAACCAAAACCTATtgatatctaaattaaatttaaaaaaaataaaccagTACAGAACCCATTGTCTATTAATATCAGtagattaaagaaaaaaaaaaaaaaacaccacagAAGAATCATAAAAAATTGCTGATATCTaaacctttttaaaaaaattaaatcagtcCAGAACCTATCAACCTATTGTCTATTGATATCAGTGGTTTAGAAAAAACAATTAAACCACACCGGAATTTAAACTtcaaaaaagtttgaaaaaaaaaagtccaTACCAGAACCAAACTGGCAGAATTCATACCAAAATTATTGACATTTacttttttgagaaaaaaaatacctTGTCGAAGGAAGCTGAGATAGAACCGAAGAAGAAGAGAGGCAGCTCAGGCAACCAGGCGACCGGAACCCCTTACCGAAGTAAAGCAGAAGGAGAACGGCGGTGCAGAAGCAGGAACCGCAGAACAGCGGCAAGGAACACAGATCATCGACGAGGAACAACGTGAAGCGTCGAGTTCTCCGGAGTGGGGAAAAACAAGGTGGCGAGCGGCGATGAACCACGAGGAGTAGTGAGGCACCTTCAGCCTTCAGCGTAACCGAGGAAGAGAGGAGTGGACGAATGGACGGTGGTGGAGGCGAAGAACCACGAGGAGTAGTTAGGTGAGGGAACCGTCCAGCCTCCGTCGTGGCGGCGCAGAGGACGGTCGATGGTGGACAGTGAGGACTGAGGAGAGGGAGGCGCAGCGCTGTGGAAAACAAAAGGGAGGGGAAATACCATTTTGATCATTAATTTTTATCAATTAATTAAGCGAAAAAATCTTAAACGCCCCTCACAAGTCACAATtctttagaaagataattagattctcaaaaaaaaattatttttggttgtaatttttattttttataagattgattaatttttttattaatattttttattatattaatagaataaatttaTACGATACATAAACTGTTGATTTgttcattaaaaattaattaagattgataaatttttttattagaagtcttattttttaaaaataattatcaaaatcgtttagttttattttttattttttattatttttaatatattaactaaGTTTAttgtgtaaaattaaaaaatattaataatttttaaattatttttatttataaaaattaaatagaagatATATTAACGACCAACATGTCATATAAGTATGTTCTGCAGAGAGATCATTGACAGAGGGAGCTAATCAGTTTCACGAAATTAAATATCAAGAGCCAGAAAGGGAATATTTTTATGGAGAGTCTTGTAGTTCTTCAAAGAAATTATCAGGAGCTCGGATAGGTATTCTCTCATTAATTAATAAATGAAGTAAATATCAAATCGATATCCGAAACATTTTAGCGTTGACAAAATGATACCTGACTTTTGTTTTTGACTAAATAGTACCtgaatgattttaaaatttgacaagtgtGTCCTCATGCTCGCCGGAGCACATCTCCACCAATGCTGAGCCAGCCACCGATTTTTCTGACAAGACGAATTTATTTTGAgttgaaatatttaattaaataatcattATCCTACTTGAAAAAATTTCTAAATCAATTGGATTTGCCCTAAGTCTTAAATTGCTATTTTTTATCACGAGTTTTTCAAATTACAAAATTGGAAGATATATACAACTAAGGCTCGTGAAAAATCTGTGACGGAGAGAAAGAATCCATCAACACAAGCTTTCGAAGTGGATGGTGGTTCAGATATTATGAGCAAAACCTAGACAAAACATGCTTTTGTCCTCTTCTAGTGGTTCTATTGAAGTCGAAGGCAACTAGCAATCCTAATAGATGGTTTCTACGATGTCCTATATGAAAGATAAGATTGGAATGTTTATGAATATGTAACGAAGTAATCCACTAGTTCTCCTTGTTCCGTCTTCTCTGATTATTCAATTTTGGTGCTCAAATTTTCTCTAATCCGTGAATTTTTTGTTTCGTGCTAGAACACATAAATACAGTGTGGGTATTTTCAATAGTTAGATGAAATACAAGAACAATGCGTGAAAGGAGAAATATCTTCGGAGAATAGTAATATGGTGGACAATCCAgaatcaaagaagaaaaatagaatcgATGTCAAGTGTGGGATGGCTTGAAAATTAATAGGATGATGATGGTGCTATTTGTGGTAAATG
Coding sequences within it:
- the LOC112802493 gene encoding ABC transporter F family member 4, producing MVRKKAEDAGPSAKTKASSKDVPKKEKVSISAMLASMDEKPDKPKKPSSIKPKAKAAPKPSAYTDGIDLPPSDEDEDEALLEEEEENASKRQQRSELKTLEISTTDKELKKREKKDILAAHAVEQAKKEALKDDHDAFTVVIGSRTSVLDGDDDADANVKDITIENFSVSARGKELLKNASVKISHGKRYGLVGPNGKGKSTLLKLLAWRKIPVPKNIDVLLVEQEVVGDDKTALEAVVSANEELVQVRQEVASLQNAASAEGSVDNEEDDAGEKLAELYEKLQLMGSDAAEAQASKILAGLGFTKDMQGRPTKSFSGGWRMRISLARALFVVPTLLLLDEPTNHLDLRAVLWLEEYLCRWKKTLVVVSHDRDFLNTVCTEIIHLHDLKLHFYRGNFDDFESGYEQRRKEMNKKYEIYDKQLKAAKRSGNRAQQEKVKDRAKFVAAKEASKAKGKGKGKVDEDEAPPEVPQKWRDYSVEFHFPEPTELTPPLLQLIEVSFSYPNREDFRLSNIDVGIDMGTRVAIVGPNGAGKSTLLNLLAGDLVPSEGEVRRSQKLRIGRYSQHFVDLLTMDETPVQYLLRLHPDQEGLSKQEAVRAKLGKFGLPSHNHLTPIAKLSGGQKARVVFTSISMSRPHILLLDEPTNHLDMQSIDALADALDEFTGGVVLVSHDSRLISRVCEDEERSQIWVVEDGTVRTSIGTFDDYKDELMKEIKAEVDD